From one Dermacentor variabilis isolate Ectoservices chromosome 3, ASM5094787v1, whole genome shotgun sequence genomic stretch:
- the LOC142574780 gene encoding uncharacterized protein LOC142574780: protein MNAYIGQGSGDGDDATSCLKLWCPAATRFSMNSWICPSDLDPDMATMPTTKDETAPSTEQTTTQDTKQDGGKQDKKEELGNPSPECKDFNTKDYPHGKGCRSFQFVIFRKNSVAADDNKEELNFDGSTIVSA, encoded by the exons ATGAATGCTTACATCGGGCAAGGATCAGGTGATGGAG acgacGCCACTTCGTGCTTGAAATTATGGTGCCCAGCTGCCACGCGTTTTTCGATGAACAGCTGGATTTGTCCTTCTGACCTTGACCCGGATATGGCAACGATGCCAACTACGAAGGATGAGACAGCGC CTTCCACAGAACAAACAACAACTCAGGATACTAAGCAAGATGGCGGGAAACAGGATAAAAAGGAGGAG TTGGGCAATCCTTCTCCCGAATGCAAAGACTTTAATACAAAGGACTATCCCCACGGAAAAGGATGCAGG AGCTTCCAGTTTGTCATATTTCGGAAGAACTCCGTTGCCGCTGATGACAACAAAGAGGAACTCAACTTTGACGGCTCTACGATCGTTTCTGCTTGA